In Cellvibrio polysaccharolyticus, a genomic segment contains:
- the ghrB gene encoding glyoxylate/hydroxypyruvate reductase GhrB: MKPVVIAYKPLPAALLARLSEHARVIETPGLSLDNSETLSWLAQAEGIIGSNANVDRQVLDHAPRLKVASTISVGYDNFDVTALTERGVLLMHTPDVLTDTVADTMMALVLATARRIVEVANRTKAGEWTSSIDASWFGCDVHHKTMGIVGMGRIGKALARRAHLGFDMPILYTSRSAHPDAEEKFSAQRCELNELMARADFVCVVLPLTAQTHHFIGEPELALMKPSAILINAGRGPVVDESALISALQRGTIAGAGLDVFEQEPLPVNSPLLQLPHVVALPHIGSATHETRYGMAACAVENLINALTGQVTRYCVNRELLAKTP; encoded by the coding sequence ATGAAACCGGTCGTTATTGCCTATAAACCTTTACCCGCAGCGTTACTAGCAAGGTTGAGTGAACACGCCCGGGTGATTGAAACACCGGGGCTGTCGCTGGATAACAGCGAAACCCTGTCGTGGCTGGCACAGGCCGAAGGCATCATTGGCTCCAATGCCAATGTTGACCGCCAGGTGCTTGACCATGCGCCGCGTTTGAAAGTGGCTTCTACTATTTCAGTCGGTTACGACAACTTTGACGTAACGGCGTTAACCGAGCGGGGCGTGTTATTGATGCACACGCCGGACGTACTGACCGACACCGTGGCCGACACCATGATGGCACTGGTGTTGGCCACTGCCCGTCGTATCGTGGAGGTTGCCAACCGGACCAAAGCCGGTGAGTGGACATCTTCCATTGACGCCAGCTGGTTCGGTTGCGATGTGCACCATAAAACAATGGGCATTGTCGGCATGGGGCGCATTGGCAAAGCGCTGGCCAGGCGTGCGCACCTGGGCTTTGACATGCCGATTTTATACACCAGCCGCAGCGCGCACCCGGATGCCGAAGAGAAATTTTCTGCACAGCGTTGCGAGTTGAATGAATTGATGGCGCGGGCTGATTTTGTCTGTGTGGTGTTGCCGCTTACGGCGCAAACCCACCACTTTATTGGCGAGCCGGAACTGGCGCTGATGAAACCGTCGGCCATTCTTATTAACGCCGGTCGTGGGCCGGTGGTTGATGAGTCTGCCTTAATCAGCGCTTTGCAGCGCGGCACTATTGCCGGTGCTGGCCTGGATGTTTTTGAGCAGGAACCGCTGCCGGTCAATTCGCCCTTATTACAATTGCCCCATGTTGTAGCCCTGCCGCATATTGGCTCGGCAACCCATGAAACGCGTTACGGCATGGCCGCGTGCGCGGTTGAAAACCTTATCAATGCTTTGACCGGGCAAGTGACCCGCTATTGTGTTAATCGCGAGCTACTGGCTAAAACGCCGTGA
- a CDS encoding TonB-dependent receptor translates to MTHHRPSSKTLQRNPLALALGAALLTVAATTTLPVFAQAPQPAAAIVKTYDIPAGSLGISLSSFAAQSGVLLSFDPALTSNKHSKGLRGSYGVEEGFSRLLAGSGLGLVRQGQGYSLQTIANAGVQLPAVNVSSSYEPLNAGVSGNRSVVSEEHIENIQATDLEDVFRRTPSVAVGGSISAAEKVYVRGLEDALLNVTIDGATQAGVLFHHSGRLAIEPELLKQVEVHAGAGIATDGPGALGGSIQFTTKDPEDLLKPGEKLGALVKAGYLDNAEGYKGSVNLFGRITDDWSGMVSLSKTDTDAIVDGKGRELAGTASEQSMGFAKVVGKITDSQTLRFSYDTRKDEGIRAQRPQWVISDWNPGYPLAIERETFNLGYQINPTDNPYLNLEVTLYDTSAELEQNVIGHWGVYHGSTDSEGINLRNTSQFDAHELIYGAEYRKDNADAGPGTNPTEYGESGSVKAVFVQDLYQATEKLLFSAGVRYDDYALDDANNQRFEADGFNPNVGVSYQLTDSLSLNASYAEALRGRQTMETFLLDSRLNDPALKPEEAKNTEAGFEYHHNALGLSGTFYTSRIDDAINDQRIPFNGAPRWVVRNIGDIKTDGYDLRLSYDWSQIQAGLTYSNFDSELASGDGDLQLNAYDHGALGNTIGNTWTLDVAWQASEQFSFGWNSRVVEGVKNVRSSAGTMNQPGYAVHDLYGKWAPIEMFNMTLTVKNLFDKYYIDHATNGSFEHIAGYEGIVGLAEPGRDIRLTMSWRL, encoded by the coding sequence GCGCTGGCGCTTGGCGCGGCGCTATTGACGGTAGCAGCTACCACTACCCTGCCCGTTTTCGCACAAGCACCGCAACCGGCGGCAGCGATTGTTAAAACTTACGATATTCCTGCCGGCTCACTGGGCATCAGCTTGTCGAGTTTTGCTGCGCAGTCAGGTGTGTTGCTGTCTTTTGACCCGGCGCTGACCAGTAACAAACACAGCAAGGGTTTGCGTGGCAGCTACGGTGTTGAAGAAGGTTTCAGCCGCTTGCTGGCAGGCAGCGGTTTGGGGCTGGTACGTCAGGGGCAGGGTTATTCCTTGCAAACGATTGCCAATGCCGGCGTGCAATTGCCAGCGGTCAATGTGTCCAGCAGTTATGAACCATTAAATGCCGGGGTCAGCGGCAACCGCAGTGTGGTGAGCGAAGAACACATTGAAAATATTCAGGCCACCGACCTTGAAGATGTGTTTCGTCGCACACCCTCGGTAGCGGTTGGCGGGTCTATCAGTGCCGCTGAAAAAGTGTATGTGCGCGGCCTTGAAGATGCCTTGCTGAATGTCACCATTGATGGCGCAACCCAGGCCGGTGTCTTGTTCCATCATTCCGGGCGGCTGGCGATTGAGCCGGAATTGTTAAAACAGGTTGAGGTCCATGCCGGTGCCGGTATCGCTACCGATGGACCTGGTGCGCTGGGCGGCTCAATTCAATTCACCACCAAAGACCCGGAAGATTTATTAAAACCCGGTGAAAAACTCGGTGCCCTGGTTAAAGCCGGTTATCTGGATAATGCCGAGGGTTACAAAGGCAGCGTCAATTTATTTGGTCGTATTACCGATGACTGGAGCGGTATGGTCAGCTTATCGAAAACCGATACCGATGCCATTGTGGATGGCAAAGGTCGCGAGCTGGCGGGCACCGCATCCGAACAGAGTATGGGCTTTGCCAAAGTGGTGGGGAAAATTACCGACAGCCAGACGCTGCGCTTCAGTTACGACACGCGCAAGGATGAAGGTATTCGTGCGCAGCGCCCGCAGTGGGTTATCAGTGACTGGAACCCCGGTTATCCGCTGGCCATTGAACGGGAAACCTTTAACCTGGGTTATCAAATCAACCCCACCGATAATCCGTATTTGAATCTCGAAGTTACCCTCTACGATACCAGTGCCGAGCTGGAACAAAACGTGATTGGCCACTGGGGCGTTTACCACGGTTCAACCGACAGTGAAGGTATTAACCTGCGCAACACCAGCCAGTTCGATGCGCATGAATTAATTTACGGTGCCGAGTACCGCAAGGATAACGCCGATGCAGGCCCCGGCACCAACCCCACTGAATACGGCGAGTCTGGCAGCGTAAAAGCAGTTTTTGTGCAGGATCTTTACCAGGCTACTGAAAAATTATTATTCAGCGCTGGTGTTCGTTACGATGATTACGCCCTGGACGATGCCAACAACCAACGCTTTGAAGCCGATGGTTTTAATCCCAATGTCGGCGTCAGTTATCAGTTAACCGATAGCCTTAGCCTGAACGCAAGCTACGCCGAAGCCTTACGCGGCCGCCAGACCATGGAAACTTTTTTGCTGGATTCACGCTTGAATGACCCGGCATTAAAACCCGAAGAAGCAAAAAATACCGAAGCCGGTTTTGAGTACCACCACAATGCGCTCGGTTTATCCGGCACTTTTTATACATCCCGCATCGACGATGCCATCAACGACCAGCGCATTCCTTTTAACGGTGCGCCGCGTTGGGTAGTGCGCAATATTGGCGATATTAAAACCGATGGTTATGACCTGCGTTTGAGCTACGACTGGTCGCAAATACAAGCGGGATTGACCTACAGCAATTTTGATTCCGAACTGGCAAGCGGTGATGGCGATTTGCAATTGAACGCTTACGACCACGGTGCGCTGGGCAACACCATCGGCAACACCTGGACACTGGATGTTGCCTGGCAAGCCAGTGAGCAATTTTCGTTCGGCTGGAACAGCCGCGTTGTGGAAGGCGTAAAAAATGTGCGCAGCTCAGCGGGCACCATGAATCAACCGGGTTACGCGGTGCATGATCTTTACGGAAAATGGGCACCGATTGAGATGTTCAATATGACACTCACGGTAAAAAACCTGTTTGATAAATACTACATCGACCACGCCACCAACGGCAGTTTTGAACATATCGCCGGTTACGAAGGCATTGTCGGCCTCGCCGAACCGGGACGCGATATTCGTTTAACCATGAGCTGGCGTTTGTAA
- a CDS encoding TonB-dependent siderophore receptor, protein MRFSHHFKRARPLLCTLALAMATQVAAETATLTARDYQLDAGPLGRTLSSVAVQASIPLSFDTALTRGKNAPTLSGNYTPLQALEALLNGSGLQLVRKADGSYTLQVISGTPRLATVAVSGKAMGSTTEGTGSYTTESTSSSTRLNLSLQETPQPISVITRQRMEDQGLNTLNEVLDATTGITVKSFGVGGDGPQLWARGSSITNFQVEGVPSSSSMSNYLQSSVMYDRVEIVKGATGMMSGLGTPSATVNMIRKRPTGEPLTDITMEGGTWSRYGVGLDVSRTLNEEASVRGRLVADYKNQQAWADNYQQEYGVLYGIGEVDLGINTLLTLGFSHITRNTDAPIRPFFIQYSNGQPNGAKPSNYAAPSWTYYDHQLNSLFSSVEHTFDSGWSAKAELTHTRYKYDAIIASLQGGVDQLTGLGAYAQMPLWANEAEQTSLDSYITGPFTLFGRQHEVIGGITLSQVDQESPGYPTYRQNVTDIFNWTNTISEPTFIQTGDVETKENQFSAYLSSRLQVSDATSLLLGGRITDWERDRKAFTYANSSVSNSRDREHNVVIPYLGIVHELNNILSLYSSYTRIFNPHGVRVRDVNNMSLDPEEGTSYEAGIKAGFNDGALTSSLSLFRTEQDNLALYNIALVAYEAANNAVTEGVEVELNGQLAEGWQFSAGYTYSETKDKDGQRVMTRIPRNSVKLFTTYRLPGDWNRFTLGGGINWESKTGDDYIQGGYALMKLMARYEVNKQLAITAHLNNALDKEYYVALGGSGGTFGDPRNFMISAKYSF, encoded by the coding sequence ATGCGTTTTTCCCATCACTTCAAAAGAGCACGCCCGTTGCTCTGCACCCTGGCACTGGCTATGGCCACACAAGTCGCCGCCGAAACCGCCACGCTTACCGCTCGCGATTACCAACTCGACGCAGGCCCGTTGGGCAGAACCCTTTCCAGCGTTGCCGTGCAGGCAAGCATTCCGCTTTCTTTTGATACTGCATTAACCCGGGGGAAAAACGCCCCGACCCTTTCCGGTAACTACACACCGCTGCAAGCGCTTGAAGCACTGCTCAATGGCAGCGGTTTGCAACTGGTACGCAAAGCCGATGGCAGTTACACATTGCAGGTGATTTCGGGTACACCGCGTCTGGCAACCGTGGCGGTGTCCGGTAAAGCGATGGGCTCTACCACCGAAGGCACCGGCTCTTACACCACTGAATCTACCAGCAGCTCCACACGTCTGAATTTGTCATTGCAGGAAACACCGCAGCCAATCTCTGTGATTACACGGCAACGGATGGAAGATCAGGGGTTGAATACACTGAACGAGGTGCTGGATGCGACCACGGGTATCACGGTCAAATCATTCGGTGTGGGTGGCGACGGTCCGCAACTCTGGGCTCGCGGTTCCAGCATTACCAATTTCCAGGTAGAAGGCGTCCCCAGCTCTTCTTCTATGAGTAACTATCTGCAAAGCAGTGTGATGTATGACCGGGTAGAAATCGTAAAAGGGGCGACCGGTATGATGAGCGGCCTCGGCACGCCATCGGCTACCGTCAATATGATCCGCAAGCGCCCTACCGGTGAACCGCTAACTGATATCACGATGGAGGGAGGCACCTGGTCCAGGTACGGCGTTGGCCTGGATGTTTCGCGTACGCTGAATGAAGAGGCATCGGTGCGAGGTCGGCTGGTCGCGGATTACAAAAACCAGCAAGCATGGGCCGATAACTACCAACAGGAATATGGTGTGTTGTACGGTATCGGTGAGGTAGACCTCGGCATCAACACCTTATTAACGCTCGGATTCAGCCACATTACCCGCAATACCGATGCGCCCATTCGTCCATTTTTCATTCAGTACAGCAACGGTCAGCCCAACGGAGCAAAACCCTCAAACTACGCGGCGCCCTCCTGGACCTATTATGACCACCAACTCAACAGCCTATTCAGCTCTGTCGAACATACATTTGATTCCGGTTGGAGCGCCAAAGCCGAGCTGACGCATACTCGCTACAAGTACGATGCGATAATTGCTTCATTGCAAGGCGGGGTGGATCAACTCACAGGGCTAGGTGCTTACGCACAAATGCCTTTATGGGCCAACGAAGCCGAACAGACCAGCCTGGATTCCTATATCACCGGCCCCTTCACACTGTTCGGGCGGCAGCACGAAGTGATCGGTGGTATCACTCTGTCACAGGTAGATCAGGAGAGCCCCGGCTACCCGACCTACCGACAGAATGTTACCGACATCTTCAACTGGACCAACACCATCTCCGAACCGACATTCATCCAAACCGGTGATGTTGAAACAAAAGAAAACCAGTTTAGCGCCTACCTGAGCTCCCGCTTGCAGGTAAGCGATGCAACCAGCCTACTGCTGGGCGGCCGCATTACCGACTGGGAGCGTGACCGGAAAGCCTTTACCTATGCCAACAGTAGTGTCAGTAACTCACGCGATCGCGAACACAACGTCGTAATTCCCTACCTTGGCATCGTGCATGAGTTGAATAACATCCTGTCGCTATACAGCAGCTATACGAGGATATTCAACCCGCATGGGGTGCGGGTGCGGGACGTTAACAATATGTCGCTGGATCCGGAAGAAGGCACCAGCTACGAAGCCGGTATTAAAGCCGGTTTTAATGATGGAGCACTGACATCCAGTCTGTCTTTATTCCGTACCGAACAGGACAATCTGGCCCTCTACAACATCGCCCTGGTAGCCTATGAAGCAGCCAATAATGCCGTCACTGAAGGGGTAGAAGTGGAGCTGAACGGGCAGCTCGCTGAGGGCTGGCAATTCAGCGCCGGCTACACCTACAGCGAAACCAAAGACAAGGACGGCCAGCGCGTCATGACACGCATTCCTCGCAACTCCGTCAAGTTGTTCACCACCTACCGGTTACCCGGCGATTGGAATCGTTTCACGTTGGGCGGTGGCATCAATTGGGAAAGCAAAACCGGTGACGATTACATCCAGGGCGGCTACGCCCTGATGAAGTTGATGGCACGCTATGAAGTGAACAAACAACTCGCCATCACAGCACACCTCAACAATGCGTTGGATAAGGAATACTACGTAGCACTGGGAGGCAGCGGCGGAACCTTTGGTGATCCACGCAACTTTATGATCTCGGCGAAATACAGTTTCTGA
- a CDS encoding hemolysin family protein, whose product MTLEYSLLLLALVAVGAFFSLSEISLAASRKMKLGLMASEGDENASRVLALQEKPGNYFTVVQICLNAVGILGGILGESAFTPYFVNLLEYFFEGPWIQPVAFSFSVFLISALFILLADLIPKRLAMVYPEAVAVALVKPMAGLIVLLKPLVWLFNGLANFVFKIFKLPTMREDNITPEDIIAMMDAGAQAGVLQQQEHQLLENVFEMESRTVTSAMTARENLFWFNKGDSSDMMKARIAEHAYSRFPVCDQSLDRLLGYVDTRDILLQILNGHDVSLDAEGILRTPLIIPDTLSLYEVLEYFKSTGEDFAVIMNEYAMVVGVITLKDVMNIVMGELVHSEEEQIVSRDDNSWLVEGLTPLADVMRVLSIDHFPASQNYETIAGFMMYTLRKIPKRTDFVIHDGYKFEVVDIDNYKIDQLLVTRVSHLADDTQVSAAGKGS is encoded by the coding sequence ATGACGTTGGAATACAGTTTATTGCTGCTGGCGCTGGTTGCGGTCGGTGCTTTTTTTTCACTCTCGGAAATTTCGCTGGCGGCGTCCCGCAAAATGAAGCTGGGGTTAATGGCGTCGGAGGGCGATGAGAATGCCTCCCGGGTATTGGCCCTGCAAGAGAAGCCGGGTAACTATTTTACCGTGGTACAAATTTGCCTCAATGCGGTGGGTATTCTCGGCGGTATTTTAGGCGAGTCGGCATTTACGCCTTATTTCGTCAACCTGCTGGAATACTTTTTTGAAGGCCCCTGGATACAACCGGTGGCTTTTTCCTTTTCGGTGTTTCTGATTTCTGCGCTGTTTATTCTGCTCGCGGATTTGATCCCCAAGCGCCTCGCGATGGTGTACCCGGAGGCGGTTGCGGTTGCGCTGGTTAAACCCATGGCCGGCCTGATTGTATTGCTCAAGCCGCTGGTGTGGTTATTCAATGGTTTGGCCAATTTTGTCTTTAAAATATTCAAATTGCCCACCATGCGTGAAGACAATATCACCCCGGAAGATATCATCGCCATGATGGACGCCGGCGCCCAGGCCGGGGTGTTGCAGCAACAGGAACATCAGTTGCTGGAGAACGTCTTTGAAATGGAATCGCGCACCGTAACCTCGGCGATGACCGCGCGGGAAAATTTGTTCTGGTTTAACAAGGGCGATTCTTCAGACATGATGAAAGCCCGCATTGCCGAACATGCCTATTCCCGTTTTCCGGTGTGCGACCAGTCTTTGGACCGTTTGCTGGGCTATGTCGATACCCGCGATATTCTGCTGCAAATTTTAAATGGCCATGACGTATCTCTGGACGCAGAAGGTATTTTGCGTACCCCTTTAATTATTCCCGACACTTTGTCGCTTTATGAAGTGCTGGAGTACTTCAAGTCTACCGGTGAAGACTTCGCCGTGATCATGAATGAGTACGCCATGGTGGTGGGGGTAATAACGCTCAAGGATGTAATGAATATTGTGATGGGCGAGCTGGTTCATTCGGAAGAAGAGCAAATTGTGTCCCGCGACGATAATTCGTGGTTGGTCGAAGGGTTAACACCGCTGGCCGATGTGATGCGTGTGCTGTCGATTGATCATTTTCCGGCCTCACAAAATTACGAAACCATCGCCGGTTTCATGATGTATACGCTGCGCAAAATTCCCAAGCGCACTGACTTTGTTATTCATGACGGCTACAAATTCGAAGTGGTCGATATTGATAACTACAAAATTGATCAGTTGCTGGTGACGCGCGTCAGCCACCTTGCTGATGATACCCAGGTCTCAGCGGCGGGTAAGGGTTCCTGA
- a CDS encoding EAL domain-containing protein — protein MLIGHHSPLLVVVSVLIAIFSAYTALDMASRITVSTGRVRQAWLAAGATIMGFGIWSMHFVGMLAFSLPVNVGYDAAITLLSLLIAIVMSAFSLWLVAREKLGWRRLLPGGVIFGLGIAFMHYSGMEAMQMHASLHYDPLLFALSIVVAISASTIALWINHRLRDSSRLVALRLGAALFIGFGIAGMHYTGMAAAEFHSHPAQPGYEIENQIWLAPLIILSALASIVSLLVISTLSRRHQLQKQKLQSSLVEANAILSQQALHDSLTGLPNRRHFKTVILEKLEQAKQGDHSFALLFIDLDGFKAINDIYGHHTGDSLLVEVARRLKSATRSRDFIARLGGDEFLALMDINGDDDAIRVANHLIKAISNPYHLEGSKLRVSASVGIAVYPQNGETRRALMVNADAAMYRAKSMGRNRYCFSDNALNDDVQSRLSLLRELDHAIENGQLVLHYQPKYRAPSGPVMGMEALVRWNHPEHGMIPPNVFIPLAEKTGLIINLGEWVIREACGQLRQWHDDGYTGWTMAVNLSALQLSHPDLIDNVRDTLEHFNLSPSSLVLEVTESVAMSDLEANLLVLDQLNALGVQISIDDFGTGHSSLLYLKRLPASELKIDKGFLRDLTYGSEDATIITSIIALARSFNMRVVAEGVETPEQQEFLTNMGCDSVQGFLFGRPTTASELIAALPKQALETADPLYAEQSWSRASAHETYQILTQTLEQAVDSIIVIDEGNRIILFNQSAEKLSGYLRREVLGQSIEMLIPPAPHEVEAGSLIGGDAAHPLMGNSRKVPVLHKDGSLVWGEMSISRVQLGRRVLFTAFIRDISDKQRQEEQIHNMSLAVARGESAVLVTTPEMEISYVNPVFPVLFGYNEQDVIGKNALELLTGLLPDLSDIANIKGNTGWREDYSTQVTLHDAQGKPLPCLVDFHFDFTGPSEIEQENPLSDIVIVIKQA, from the coding sequence ATGCTGATCGGACATCACTCGCCATTGCTGGTTGTTGTTTCAGTTCTCATCGCCATTTTTTCTGCTTATACCGCTTTGGACATGGCCAGTCGCATCACCGTCTCTACCGGGCGCGTGCGACAAGCCTGGCTGGCCGCCGGCGCAACCATCATGGGTTTTGGCATCTGGTCCATGCACTTTGTGGGGATGCTGGCTTTTTCGCTACCGGTCAACGTAGGTTACGACGCGGCGATCACCTTGCTTTCGCTACTGATTGCTATCGTGATGTCGGCGTTCAGTTTATGGTTGGTGGCTCGTGAAAAGCTGGGGTGGCGGCGACTCTTACCCGGTGGTGTTATTTTCGGGCTGGGTATTGCCTTCATGCATTACTCCGGCATGGAAGCCATGCAAATGCACGCTTCCTTGCATTACGACCCGCTGCTGTTTGCCCTCTCTATTGTTGTTGCCATCTCCGCCTCTACCATTGCCTTATGGATTAACCACCGTCTGCGTGACAGCTCCCGCCTGGTGGCATTGCGGCTGGGCGCTGCGCTGTTTATTGGTTTTGGTATTGCCGGCATGCACTACACCGGCATGGCGGCGGCCGAATTCCATTCCCATCCTGCCCAACCCGGCTATGAAATTGAAAATCAAATCTGGCTGGCGCCGCTGATTATTTTGTCGGCGTTGGCGTCCATCGTCAGTCTGTTGGTAATTTCCACCCTCAGCCGTCGGCACCAGTTACAAAAACAAAAATTGCAAAGTTCGCTGGTAGAAGCCAATGCCATTCTTTCGCAGCAAGCGCTACACGACAGCCTGACCGGTTTGCCCAACCGTCGGCATTTTAAAACCGTGATTCTGGAAAAACTGGAGCAGGCAAAACAGGGCGATCATTCCTTTGCGCTGTTGTTTATTGATCTGGACGGCTTTAAAGCCATCAATGATATTTATGGACATCACACCGGCGACAGTTTGCTGGTTGAAGTAGCCCGGCGCTTGAAGTCGGCAACCCGCTCCCGCGATTTTATTGCCCGTCTCGGTGGTGATGAATTTTTAGCCCTGATGGACATTAATGGCGATGACGATGCGATTCGCGTTGCCAACCATTTAATCAAAGCCATCAGTAACCCCTACCACCTTGAAGGCAGCAAGCTGCGCGTTTCTGCCAGCGTGGGTATTGCGGTGTATCCACAAAATGGAGAAACCCGCCGGGCGCTGATGGTCAATGCCGATGCCGCCATGTACCGTGCCAAGTCTATGGGGCGCAATCGCTATTGTTTTTCTGACAATGCCCTTAACGATGATGTGCAAAGCCGCCTGAGTTTATTGCGCGAGCTGGACCATGCCATTGAAAACGGCCAGCTGGTGTTGCATTACCAACCCAAATACCGTGCGCCCAGTGGGCCGGTAATGGGCATGGAAGCGCTGGTACGTTGGAATCACCCCGAGCACGGCATGATCCCGCCCAATGTTTTTATTCCGCTGGCAGAAAAAACCGGTCTTATTATTAACCTGGGCGAGTGGGTTATTCGTGAAGCCTGCGGTCAGTTACGCCAATGGCACGATGACGGTTATACCGGCTGGACCATGGCGGTCAACCTGTCAGCTTTGCAATTATCGCACCCGGATTTGATCGACAATGTTCGCGATACTCTTGAACATTTCAATTTAAGCCCGTCCTCACTGGTGCTCGAAGTTACCGAGTCAGTCGCCATGAGCGACCTTGAAGCCAACCTGCTGGTGCTGGATCAACTCAATGCCCTCGGTGTACAAATCTCCATTGACGACTTCGGCACCGGTCACTCCAGCCTTTTGTATCTCAAACGTTTGCCCGCCAGTGAATTGAAAATAGACAAAGGCTTCCTGCGCGACCTCACCTACGGCAGTGAAGACGCCACCATTATTACCTCCATCATCGCGCTGGCCAGAAGCTTCAATATGCGGGTGGTGGCAGAAGGGGTAGAAACACCGGAACAGCAGGAATTTCTCACCAACATGGGCTGCGACAGCGTGCAGGGTTTCCTGTTCGGCAGACCTACCACGGCGTCTGAACTGATCGCCGCCTTGCCAAAGCAGGCGTTGGAAACGGCAGACCCCTTGTATGCCGAACAAAGCTGGAGCCGCGCCAGCGCTCACGAAACCTACCAGATTCTTACCCAAACCCTGGAACAGGCGGTGGATAGCATCATCGTAATTGATGAAGGAAATCGCATTATTCTGTTCAACCAGTCAGCAGAAAAACTCTCGGGCTACTTGCGCCGTGAAGTATTGGGCCAGTCCATTGAAATGCTGATTCCACCTGCGCCCCATGAAGTTGAGGCGGGGTCGTTGATAGGCGGTGACGCGGCGCACCCGTTAATGGGTAACAGCCGCAAAGTACCGGTGTTGCATAAAGACGGCTCGCTGGTGTGGGGCGAAATGTCTATTTCACGGGTGCAGTTGGGCAGGCGCGTACTCTTTACCGCGTTTATTCGTGACATTAGCGACAAGCAGCGTCAGGAAGAACAAATCCATAACATGTCACTGGCGGTTGCGCGCGGTGAAAGTGCGGTGCTGGTAACAACGCCGGAGATGGAAATTTCCTACGTCAATCCGGTATTCCCGGTGCTTTTCGGCTACAACGAACAGGACGTAATTGGCAAAAATGCGCTGGAATTACTCACCGGTCTGCTGCCGGATCTCAGCGACATCGCCAATATCAAGGGCAATACCGGCTGGCGCGAGGATTACAGCACCCAGGTAACGCTCCATGACGCGCAGGGAAAACCCTTGCCGTGCCTGGTAGATTTCCATTTCGACTTCACCGGCCCTTCGGAAATAGAACAGGAAAACCCCTTAAGCGATATCGTCATCGTGATAAAACAGGCCTGA